The following proteins are co-located in the Vigna unguiculata cultivar IT97K-499-35 chromosome 9, ASM411807v1, whole genome shotgun sequence genome:
- the LOC114164160 gene encoding uncharacterized protein LOC114164160 gives MDSTKQQAQKFLVTVTAVLAVLAKRASRLPRKLKAAAPPKDEWRIELRSPKKLLSNIGGKTLPFLPKKSKKKRGEKDWGNGGVWQKTILMGDKCEPLDFSGVIYYDSNGKQVNEMPLRSPRSSPVPGYYFIRHREHRDHHP, from the coding sequence ATGGACTCGACGAAGCAACAAGCGCAGAAGTTTCTGGTGACGGTGACGGCGGTGCTGGCGGTGCTCGCGAAGCGAGCAAGCCGGCTGCCGCGGAAGCTGAAGGCGGCGGCGCCGCCGAAGGATGAGTGGAGGATCGAACTGCGATCACCGAAGAAGCTTCTGAGCAACATAGGCGGCAAAACGCTGCCGTTTCTGCCGAAGAAGAGCAAGAAGAAGCGCGGCGAGAAGGATTGGGGGAACGGCGGGGTGTGGCAGAAGACGATTCTGATGGGGGACAAGTGCGAGCCGTTGGATTTCTCGGGCGTAATCTATTACGATAGTAACGGGAAACAGGTGAACGAGATGCCTTTAAGGTCGCCACGCTCAAGTCCCGTGCCCGGGTATTACTTCATCCGCCACCGGGAACACCGCGACCACCACCCCTGA
- the LOC114162875 gene encoding protein CHUP1, chloroplastic-like isoform X1, whose amino-acid sequence MIIRVSFMIVASVAAMTISRSKTSFSTRKKGTLKCSEQEFEEWENSTVKVNNKVIQNEEKEINFEMQKNLLTGEFKDLELLIGGEKMHNLTVKEIVQNLVPNYKRREAKLERKLLELNGLREEQSAIAQMQKQLEEKTEKVYFLEKTIASFQLDTEIMREKIRDDRMSKKQLVIAKKMINEMQRKKGDAGPVKEQILVLQQQVTELQKFQSSGGNSSTKKKLKDVQDIEVEVLELKRRNKELELEKRESKVKLVTAQARIRTEEETRSRIEEEIAGLQDVHEELSELVETLQRNRFDMVEEVVYQRWLNTLLRYEIQDNQRKSRKASRRDCSKNSSKELCEKKHSSTSDISDLELESVSSNATLDESDEIETTTFASSSSSSQSSNSSMKMKGWRKTILHSNTASKLLENPIQAKKKRVSFSDSVKLCTHSDIAEVVESAEDEKEKIVELASNVVNSTNIDSIEENEGARNIVVHSDELYSRNEPISSIDFRGKIIVVYLVTFLFFTLILLACVWIR is encoded by the exons ATGATTATCAGAGTGAGCTTCATGATCGTAGCTTCAGTTGCTGCAATGACGATTTCGCGCTCAAAAACCAGTTTTTCTACAAGGAAAAAGGGTACGTTAAAATGTTCAG AGCAAGAGTTTGAAGAGTGGGAAAATAGCACTGTTAAGGTTAATAATAAAGTGATACAG AATGAAGAGAAGGAGATTAACTTTGAAATGCAAAAAAATCTGCTAACAGGAGAATTTAAGGACTTGGAGCTGCTAATAGGTGGTGAGAAAATGCACAATCTTACAGTGAAGGAGATAGTGCAGAATTTGGTACCAAATTACAAGCGGAGAGAAGCAAAGCTTGAAAGGAAGCTTCTTGAACTGAATGGTCTAAGGGAAGAGCAATCTGCCATTGCTCAAATGCAAAAACAGTTAGAGGAAAAGACAGAAAAAGTGTACTTTCTAGAAAAAACCATTGCTTCCTTTCAGTTAGATACTGAAATTATGCGAGAAAAAATAAGAGATGATCGAATGTCAAAAAAGCAGCTAGTTATtgcaaagaaaatgataaatgagATGCAAAGGAAAAAGGGTGATGCAGGTCCTGTGAAGGAACAGATATTGGTGCTCCAACAGCAAGTGACAGAACTTCAGAAGTTTCAAAGTTCAGGGGGGAATTCTTCAACAAAGAAGAAACTCAAAGATGTTCAAGACATTGAGGTGGAAGTTTTGGAACTTAAGAGGAGAAACAAAGAGCTTGAATTGGAAAAAAGGGAGTCAAAAGTTAAGTTGGTTACTGCGCAAGCAAGAATCAGAACAGAG GAGGAAACAAGGTCAAGAATAGAAGAGGAAATTGCTGGTTTACAAGATGTGCATGAAGAACTTTCAGAGCTTGTTGAAACATTGCAGAGAAACAGATTTGACATGGTCGAGGAAGTTGTGTACCAAAGGTGGCTTAACACATTGTTGAGGTATGAAATTCAGGATAATCAAAGAAAAAGTAGAAAGGCCTCGAGAAGAGATTGCAGCAAGAATTCAAGCAAAGAACTGTGTGAGAAAAAGCATTCATCAACATCTGATATAAGCGACCTTGAGCTTGAAAGCGTCTCCTCCAATGCCACATTAGATGAGAGTGATGAAATTGAAACTACCACCTTTGCAAGCTCTTCTAGCAGCAGCCAAAGTAGTAACAGTAGCATGAAGATGAAGGGATGGAGAAAAACCATACTGCATTCTAATACTGCATCCAAATTATTGGAGAACCCAATACAAGCAAAGAAGAAAAGAGTCTCTTTCAGTGATTCAGTTAAACTATGTACTCATTCAGACATTGCAGAGGTTGTTGAGAGTGCAGAAGATGAGAAAGAAAAGATCGTGGAGCTCGCTTCTAATGTGGTGAACTCCACCAACATTGATTCCATTGAAGAGAATGAAGGTGCCAGGAATATAGTTGTTCATTCTGATGAACTGTATTCAAGAAATGAACCCATTTCTAGCATTGATTTCAGGGGCAAAATCATAGTGGTGTATCTGGTgacatttttattctttactcTGATTTTGCTAGCGTGTGTCTGGATCAGATAA
- the LOC114162875 gene encoding protein CHUP1, chloroplastic-like isoform X2, with protein sequence MIIRVSFMIVASVAAMTISRSKTSFSTRKKEQEFEEWENSTVKVNNKVIQNEEKEINFEMQKNLLTGEFKDLELLIGGEKMHNLTVKEIVQNLVPNYKRREAKLERKLLELNGLREEQSAIAQMQKQLEEKTEKVYFLEKTIASFQLDTEIMREKIRDDRMSKKQLVIAKKMINEMQRKKGDAGPVKEQILVLQQQVTELQKFQSSGGNSSTKKKLKDVQDIEVEVLELKRRNKELELEKRESKVKLVTAQARIRTEEETRSRIEEEIAGLQDVHEELSELVETLQRNRFDMVEEVVYQRWLNTLLRYEIQDNQRKSRKASRRDCSKNSSKELCEKKHSSTSDISDLELESVSSNATLDESDEIETTTFASSSSSSQSSNSSMKMKGWRKTILHSNTASKLLENPIQAKKKRVSFSDSVKLCTHSDIAEVVESAEDEKEKIVELASNVVNSTNIDSIEENEGARNIVVHSDELYSRNEPISSIDFRGKIIVVYLVTFLFFTLILLACVWIR encoded by the exons ATGATTATCAGAGTGAGCTTCATGATCGTAGCTTCAGTTGCTGCAATGACGATTTCGCGCTCAAAAACCAGTTTTTCTACAAGGAAAAAGG AGCAAGAGTTTGAAGAGTGGGAAAATAGCACTGTTAAGGTTAATAATAAAGTGATACAG AATGAAGAGAAGGAGATTAACTTTGAAATGCAAAAAAATCTGCTAACAGGAGAATTTAAGGACTTGGAGCTGCTAATAGGTGGTGAGAAAATGCACAATCTTACAGTGAAGGAGATAGTGCAGAATTTGGTACCAAATTACAAGCGGAGAGAAGCAAAGCTTGAAAGGAAGCTTCTTGAACTGAATGGTCTAAGGGAAGAGCAATCTGCCATTGCTCAAATGCAAAAACAGTTAGAGGAAAAGACAGAAAAAGTGTACTTTCTAGAAAAAACCATTGCTTCCTTTCAGTTAGATACTGAAATTATGCGAGAAAAAATAAGAGATGATCGAATGTCAAAAAAGCAGCTAGTTATtgcaaagaaaatgataaatgagATGCAAAGGAAAAAGGGTGATGCAGGTCCTGTGAAGGAACAGATATTGGTGCTCCAACAGCAAGTGACAGAACTTCAGAAGTTTCAAAGTTCAGGGGGGAATTCTTCAACAAAGAAGAAACTCAAAGATGTTCAAGACATTGAGGTGGAAGTTTTGGAACTTAAGAGGAGAAACAAAGAGCTTGAATTGGAAAAAAGGGAGTCAAAAGTTAAGTTGGTTACTGCGCAAGCAAGAATCAGAACAGAG GAGGAAACAAGGTCAAGAATAGAAGAGGAAATTGCTGGTTTACAAGATGTGCATGAAGAACTTTCAGAGCTTGTTGAAACATTGCAGAGAAACAGATTTGACATGGTCGAGGAAGTTGTGTACCAAAGGTGGCTTAACACATTGTTGAGGTATGAAATTCAGGATAATCAAAGAAAAAGTAGAAAGGCCTCGAGAAGAGATTGCAGCAAGAATTCAAGCAAAGAACTGTGTGAGAAAAAGCATTCATCAACATCTGATATAAGCGACCTTGAGCTTGAAAGCGTCTCCTCCAATGCCACATTAGATGAGAGTGATGAAATTGAAACTACCACCTTTGCAAGCTCTTCTAGCAGCAGCCAAAGTAGTAACAGTAGCATGAAGATGAAGGGATGGAGAAAAACCATACTGCATTCTAATACTGCATCCAAATTATTGGAGAACCCAATACAAGCAAAGAAGAAAAGAGTCTCTTTCAGTGATTCAGTTAAACTATGTACTCATTCAGACATTGCAGAGGTTGTTGAGAGTGCAGAAGATGAGAAAGAAAAGATCGTGGAGCTCGCTTCTAATGTGGTGAACTCCACCAACATTGATTCCATTGAAGAGAATGAAGGTGCCAGGAATATAGTTGTTCATTCTGATGAACTGTATTCAAGAAATGAACCCATTTCTAGCATTGATTTCAGGGGCAAAATCATAGTGGTGTATCTGGTgacatttttattctttactcTGATTTTGCTAGCGTGTGTCTGGATCAGATAA
- the LOC114162875 gene encoding protein CHUP1, chloroplastic-like isoform X3, whose translation MQKNLLTGEFKDLELLIGGEKMHNLTVKEIVQNLVPNYKRREAKLERKLLELNGLREEQSAIAQMQKQLEEKTEKVYFLEKTIASFQLDTEIMREKIRDDRMSKKQLVIAKKMINEMQRKKGDAGPVKEQILVLQQQVTELQKFQSSGGNSSTKKKLKDVQDIEVEVLELKRRNKELELEKRESKVKLVTAQARIRTEEETRSRIEEEIAGLQDVHEELSELVETLQRNRFDMVEEVVYQRWLNTLLRYEIQDNQRKSRKASRRDCSKNSSKELCEKKHSSTSDISDLELESVSSNATLDESDEIETTTFASSSSSSQSSNSSMKMKGWRKTILHSNTASKLLENPIQAKKKRVSFSDSVKLCTHSDIAEVVESAEDEKEKIVELASNVVNSTNIDSIEENEGARNIVVHSDELYSRNEPISSIDFRGKIIVVYLVTFLFFTLILLACVWIR comes from the exons ATGCAAAAAAATCTGCTAACAGGAGAATTTAAGGACTTGGAGCTGCTAATAGGTGGTGAGAAAATGCACAATCTTACAGTGAAGGAGATAGTGCAGAATTTGGTACCAAATTACAAGCGGAGAGAAGCAAAGCTTGAAAGGAAGCTTCTTGAACTGAATGGTCTAAGGGAAGAGCAATCTGCCATTGCTCAAATGCAAAAACAGTTAGAGGAAAAGACAGAAAAAGTGTACTTTCTAGAAAAAACCATTGCTTCCTTTCAGTTAGATACTGAAATTATGCGAGAAAAAATAAGAGATGATCGAATGTCAAAAAAGCAGCTAGTTATtgcaaagaaaatgataaatgagATGCAAAGGAAAAAGGGTGATGCAGGTCCTGTGAAGGAACAGATATTGGTGCTCCAACAGCAAGTGACAGAACTTCAGAAGTTTCAAAGTTCAGGGGGGAATTCTTCAACAAAGAAGAAACTCAAAGATGTTCAAGACATTGAGGTGGAAGTTTTGGAACTTAAGAGGAGAAACAAAGAGCTTGAATTGGAAAAAAGGGAGTCAAAAGTTAAGTTGGTTACTGCGCAAGCAAGAATCAGAACAGAG GAGGAAACAAGGTCAAGAATAGAAGAGGAAATTGCTGGTTTACAAGATGTGCATGAAGAACTTTCAGAGCTTGTTGAAACATTGCAGAGAAACAGATTTGACATGGTCGAGGAAGTTGTGTACCAAAGGTGGCTTAACACATTGTTGAGGTATGAAATTCAGGATAATCAAAGAAAAAGTAGAAAGGCCTCGAGAAGAGATTGCAGCAAGAATTCAAGCAAAGAACTGTGTGAGAAAAAGCATTCATCAACATCTGATATAAGCGACCTTGAGCTTGAAAGCGTCTCCTCCAATGCCACATTAGATGAGAGTGATGAAATTGAAACTACCACCTTTGCAAGCTCTTCTAGCAGCAGCCAAAGTAGTAACAGTAGCATGAAGATGAAGGGATGGAGAAAAACCATACTGCATTCTAATACTGCATCCAAATTATTGGAGAACCCAATACAAGCAAAGAAGAAAAGAGTCTCTTTCAGTGATTCAGTTAAACTATGTACTCATTCAGACATTGCAGAGGTTGTTGAGAGTGCAGAAGATGAGAAAGAAAAGATCGTGGAGCTCGCTTCTAATGTGGTGAACTCCACCAACATTGATTCCATTGAAGAGAATGAAGGTGCCAGGAATATAGTTGTTCATTCTGATGAACTGTATTCAAGAAATGAACCCATTTCTAGCATTGATTTCAGGGGCAAAATCATAGTGGTGTATCTGGTgacatttttattctttactcTGATTTTGCTAGCGTGTGTCTGGATCAGATAA